From the Halodesulfovibrio sp. genome, one window contains:
- the recQ gene encoding DNA helicase RecQ yields MNQTPLDILRTTYGFRDFRGKQEDIINHMIDGGDALVIMPTGSGKSLCYQLPSIIRKGTGIIVSPLIALMQDQVNELVQMGIRAAFLNSSQSPQEQQLVEQQLRNNELDMLYVAPERLVTPVFLALLDTIHPALFTIDEAHCVSQWGHDFRPEYTRLSILRERFPQVPLIALTATADDPTRKDIAEQLHLQQAPVFATGFDRPNITYTIQNRERGQDQLFSFIRNNYKDESGIVYCQSRKKVEEIASKLTEAGFNALPYHAGMSAIQRNHNQSRFMMEENVIMVATIAFGMGVNKPNVRFVVHIGLPKSLEAYHQETGRAGRDGLPADALLLYNLQDIVLARRMITRSSTNRAIIEQHKFNSLLGFIETTECRRNVILSYFGEHRTEKCGNCDTCLFPVETWDGTIAAQKALSCVYRTGQRFGATHLTDILIGNLTKRVSEHEHNLIKTFACGKELGKETWKGVFRQLVALQMLDSDPENGSLKLNDTSWQILRSEKTVSLRRDSLSATTTKHVNKKELDAAMQHALQLPDATLLLDLLKIERTRISREQNIPPYSVLPDKTLLELVAYRPIQKDDLCNIHGIGQTKLAMYGDLMLSVLTNFEAEHGRPDSLPELPQRAAAKQKKKDAGKTITDTVQKSIDLFRQLGSVTLVAAERNLVDGTVYGHIARAVELGEIELAAVTAQLTADEIEAVRAQVAAAIGSGTGIKGAHTALKGKYDYGLLRCIAVDLKKASSEEW; encoded by the coding sequence ATGAATCAAACTCCACTAGACATTCTTCGGACAACCTACGGATTTAGAGACTTCAGAGGCAAGCAGGAAGACATCATCAATCACATGATTGATGGTGGCGATGCACTTGTCATCATGCCTACAGGCAGCGGTAAATCGCTTTGCTATCAATTGCCTTCTATTATCCGCAAAGGCACTGGCATCATCGTTTCACCTTTGATTGCGCTTATGCAAGATCAGGTAAACGAATTAGTGCAAATGGGGATACGGGCAGCTTTTCTGAACTCAAGCCAAAGCCCGCAAGAACAGCAGCTAGTGGAACAACAGCTCCGTAATAATGAGCTGGACATGCTCTATGTTGCGCCTGAACGCCTTGTCACACCTGTATTTCTGGCATTACTTGACACAATCCACCCTGCACTATTTACTATTGATGAAGCACACTGCGTCTCACAGTGGGGACACGATTTCAGACCGGAATACACGCGCCTGTCAATTTTACGTGAACGTTTCCCGCAAGTTCCGCTCATTGCACTTACAGCAACAGCTGATGACCCCACCCGCAAAGACATTGCAGAACAGTTGCACCTTCAACAAGCCCCTGTTTTTGCCACAGGGTTTGATAGACCGAATATCACGTATACTATTCAAAATAGAGAACGAGGACAGGATCAACTTTTCAGTTTTATCCGCAATAACTACAAGGATGAGTCCGGCATTGTCTATTGCCAGTCACGCAAAAAAGTAGAAGAGATTGCCTCTAAGCTTACCGAGGCAGGTTTCAACGCACTGCCGTACCATGCAGGGATGAGCGCAATTCAGCGAAATCATAACCAGTCCAGATTCATGATGGAAGAAAACGTCATTATGGTTGCCACTATTGCCTTTGGTATGGGGGTTAACAAACCAAACGTGCGTTTTGTTGTACATATTGGACTACCCAAAAGCCTTGAGGCATACCATCAGGAAACAGGTCGTGCTGGTCGCGACGGTCTTCCGGCAGACGCTCTTCTTTTATACAACTTGCAGGACATTGTGCTTGCAAGACGTATGATTACACGATCTTCAACAAACCGTGCCATCATTGAGCAGCACAAATTCAACTCCCTACTCGGATTCATTGAAACAACTGAATGCCGCCGCAACGTTATTCTCTCTTACTTCGGCGAACACCGTACAGAAAAATGCGGCAACTGCGACACCTGCCTGTTCCCTGTCGAAACATGGGACGGCACAATTGCAGCGCAAAAAGCACTTTCATGCGTGTATCGAACAGGGCAACGGTTCGGGGCAACGCATCTTACAGATATTTTGATTGGCAACCTGACGAAGCGAGTTTCAGAGCACGAACATAATCTGATAAAAACATTTGCGTGCGGTAAAGAACTTGGGAAAGAGACGTGGAAAGGTGTATTCAGACAACTGGTTGCCTTGCAGATGCTTGATTCTGACCCTGAAAACGGAAGCCTGAAGCTTAATGACACAAGCTGGCAAATTCTGCGTAGCGAAAAAACAGTCTCACTGCGACGCGACTCTCTTTCTGCCACAACCACAAAACATGTGAATAAGAAAGAACTGGACGCAGCCATGCAGCATGCGCTTCAACTTCCGGATGCAACCTTGCTGCTTGATCTTCTTAAGATAGAACGCACACGTATTTCACGGGAACAAAACATCCCGCCATACTCTGTACTCCCAGATAAAACGCTGCTGGAGCTTGTTGCCTATCGCCCTATTCAAAAAGACGATCTGTGTAATATTCACGGAATCGGACAAACAAAGCTTGCTATGTATGGTGACCTGATGCTCTCCGTGCTTACCAACTTTGAGGCAGAACACGGACGCCCTGACTCCTTGCCAGAACTTCCGCAACGGGCAGCTGCAAAGCAAAAAAAGAAAGATGCCGGAAAAACTATTACCGACACCGTCCAAAAATCAATCGACTTATTCCGACAACTGGGAAGCGTTACGCTAGTTGCTGCTGAACGCAACTTAGTAGATGGAACTGTTTATGGACATATCGCCCGTGCCGTTGAACTAGGTGAAATTGAACTTGCAGCCGTTACAGCACAACTGACAGCAGACGAAATAGAAGCTGTGCGGGCACAAGTTGCCGCAGCCATTGGCTCAGGAACAGGGATCAAAGGTGCGCATACAGCCCTGAAAGGAAAGTATGACTACGGTCTTTTACGGTGTATTGCGGTAGATTTAAAAAAAGCCAGCTCAGAAGAATGGTAA
- a CDS encoding MoaD/ThiS family protein gives MQIEIKCFATLSDFTPEGNMMTVEDGATIQQVIDALGIKTEDVKIMFINGKHQSLSSVLSEGDRLGLFPAVGGG, from the coding sequence ATGCAGATAGAAATAAAATGTTTTGCGACTCTTTCTGATTTTACACCGGAAGGGAATATGATGACTGTTGAAGATGGTGCAACCATTCAGCAGGTTATTGATGCTCTTGGGATTAAAACTGAAGATGTGAAAATTATGTTCATAAACGGAAAGCATCAATCACTGAGCAGTGTGCTTAGCGAAGGGGATCGCCTTGGCTTGTTTCCTGCCGTTGGTGGCGGCTAG